A single genomic interval of Eptesicus fuscus isolate TK198812 chromosome 10, DD_ASM_mEF_20220401, whole genome shotgun sequence harbors:
- the WDR27 gene encoding WD repeat-containing protein 27 — MEEPRTFPTNDGRGGDIVTEKFRVESERTASHVQLACRAPHCAFPVDGTALCVRSSADPAQQLLILRGHHQPITAVAFGNRGHPLVVCSASQDHVMMWRLDECREKALQGTDPRGLVLGTRLGEVRCVRFSPDDQMAAVCAGNRVLVLDVQSRTARAELEGHQGPVTAAEFCAWQAHVVVSGSEDRSFKVWDCRAGALMHSSAVLTASPVLSLFIDGESQQLVAGGAEGQLCIFSLVEGHHYRRVTRVDLRKEMESFYASRPGERGLDRGDGVDVALPVLSLARCDLPPGLGPGRGCLSPERTGCVWVGSSTGLFILNLASFELEAALHYKDFQNLSIQVAGSCSVMSSRGKAFCLLASMFGNEIAGLEVDPAALVRSQQHPHLGTQLSVLPSSGVSPTSPLYFGATEETRIKPASRHQAAAQSAPRDQPLVFHSRVQSSGYTAAPHVTMFSPKTNVKRGCKRPSRRRSTHPCQECPSDRPAPTQLRRRLAVAQGPVAVRCVQFSGDGRRLACGLADHLALVFDAHLTGAPAVFSGHDGAVSALGWSHDARWLLSASLDGTVRVWSARSREPALCLGTDVFPEPVHHAQFYYLDSFMLVSSGPELQLLRHQLDTRRDELKRYKPRSRCTRVFRLPTTGAAEITGLSAPNEFYSHLVLAASRSRTVEVFDLNAGRSAAVIQGVHSRPAHQICQNQGSPSTTQPPQAYNLFATTAVGDGVRLWDLRTLRCERRFEGHPTRCFPCGIAFSPCGRFVACGAEDRHAYVYDVGSSTFSHRLPGHTDTVSGVAFSPSAPQLVTATLDGKLQLFVAE; from the exons CTTCTGATCTTAAGAGGACACCATCAGCCAATTACTGCCGTGGCGTTTGGCAACAGGGGGCACCCGCTTGTGGTCTGCTCTGCCTCCCAAGACCACGTGATGATGTGGAGGCTGGACGAGTGCAGAGAGAAAGCGCTTCAGG ggacGGACCCGCGCGGGCTCGTCCTGGGCACCCGCCTGGGAGAGGTGCGGTGCGTGAGGTTCAGCCCGGACGACCAGATGGCTGCGGTGTGCGCTGGCAACAGGGTCCTCGTGCTGGACGTGCAG AGCCGGACCGCGCGCGCCGAGCTGGAGGGGCACCAGGGCCCCGTGACCGCAGCCGAGTTCTGTGCGTGGCAAGCGCATGTGGTCGTCTCGGGGTCTGAGGACAGAAGCTTCAAG GTGTGGGACTGCCGCGCGGGGGCCTTGATGCACAGCTCGGCGGTGCTGACAG CCTCCCCCGTCCTGAGCCTCTTCATCGATGGGGAGAGCCAGCAGCTGGTGGCCGGGGGCGCCGAgggccag CTGTGCATCTTCAGTTTGGTGGAAGGTCATCATTATCGTCGTGTGACGCGCGTGGACCTGAGGAAAGAGATGGAGAGTTTCTATGCCAGCCGGCCAG gagagagggggctggaCAGAGGGGACGGGGTCGACGTGGCGCTCCCCGTCCTGAGCCTGGCGCGCTGCGACCTGCCGCCGGGCCTCGGTCCCGGGCGTGGATG TCTTTCCCCGGAGAGGACCGGCTGTGTGTGGGTTGGAAGCTCCACTGGGTTATTCATACTGAACCTGGCGAGCTTTGAGCTGGAGGCTGCCCTACATTACAAGG ATTTTCAGAACCTCAGCATTCAGGTGGCCGGGTCGTGTTCTGTGATGAGCAGCCGTGGCAAG GCCTTCTGCCTACTCGCATCCATGTTTGGGAACGAGATCGCCGGCTTGGAGGTTGACCCGGCCGCTCTGGTGAGGTCCCAGCAGCACCCCCACCTGGGAACGCAGCTCTCAGTGCtgcccag CTCCGGGGTCTCGCCGACCTCCCCTCTGTACTTCGGAGCCACTGAGGAGACACGTATCAAGCCGGCCAGCCGCCACCAAGCCG CTGCTCAGAGCGCCCCGCGGGACCAGCCCCTGGTCTTCCACAGCCGCGTCCAGTCCTCCGGGTACACGGCTGCGCCCCA TGTGACCATGTTCTCacccaagaccaatgtcaagagAGGCTGTAAGAGACCTTCACGACGCAGGAGCACTCACCCCTG TCAGGAGTGCCCTTCGGACCGCCCTGCGCCGACCCAGCTCCGCaggcggctggctgtggcccagggccCGGTGGCCGTGCGCTGTGTGCAGTTCTCAG GAGACGGGCGCCGGCTGGCCTGTGGCCTGGCCGACCACCTGGCACTGGTCTTCGATGCCCATCTGACTGGAGCGCCTGCTGTTTTCTCGG GTCACGATGGGGCAGTGAGCGCCCTGGGCTGGAGCCACGACGCCCGGTGGCTGCTGTCAGCCTCCCTGGACGGGACCGTGAGGGTGTGGTCGGCCCGCAGCCGGGAGCCCGCCCTGTGCCTG GGCACAGACGTGTTCCCGGAGCCGGTGCACCACGCGCAGTTCTACTACCTCGATTCGTTCATGCTCGTGTCCTCGGGCCCCGAGCTCCAGCTGCTCAGGCACCAGCTGGACACCCGCAGAGACGAGCTGAAAAG ATACAAACCGAGGAGCAGGTGCACCCGCGTGTTCCGGCTCCCCACGACGGGGGCCGCGGAGATCACCGGCCTGTCCGCCCCCAATGAGTTTTATTCCC ACCTGGTGCTGGCCGCCAGCCGGAGCAGGACAGTGGAAGTCTTCGACCTCAACGCGGGCCGCAGCGCCGCCGTGATCCAGGGAGTCCATTCCCGGCCCGCCCACCAGATCTGCCAGAACCAG GGGTCGCCATCCACCACCCAGCCACCTCAGGCTTATAATCTGTTCGCAACCACCGCCGTGGGTGACGGGGTCCGGCTGTGGGACCTGAGAACCCTGAG GTGTGAGCGCCGTTTCGAAGGACACCCGACCCGCTGCTTCCCGTGTGGGATTGCCTTCAGCCCCTGCGGGCGCTTTGTGGCGTGTGGCGCGGAGGACAGACAC GCGTACGTGTACGACGTGGGCTCCAGCACCTTCTCCCACAGGCTGCCGGGGCACACCGACACGGTCAGCGGGGTGGCCTTCAGCCCGTCCGCCCCTCAG